The Porphyromonas pogonae genome segment CAGTTTCATCCCGCGAGCACACTCCTCGACCAATTGGCAGGAGCAGGTTATTCACACATCAATATCCAGTCACTACACGTGATACCGGGTGAAGAGTATAAGATGGTGAAAGAAAAAATGCTCACAGAGTTTAGGCTGACACATCCAGGGGTGGAGGTAGTCATGGGCGCACCGCTTATGGATAGTGATGAGGACATCAAGCTCTTGGGCGATACTTTGCTTAGACTTTATTTGCAAAGACTTGAGCAGGGGGAGCTACTGGTACTAATGGGACATGGCAATGACAAATCAAAATTCAGAGATGCCAATCAGAAGTACTTGGATCTTCAAAACTATTTCAATACTCTAACGGATAGGATTTATATAGGTACAGTAGACTTTGAGGAAATGACCATAGATCACCTCTTAGAGGTATTTGCCGGGAAGTATCCGCGGGGTACAGTGATCAATCTACTGCCCCTCATGTCCATAGCCGGAGATCATGCCAAAAATGATATGGCTGGAGCTTATGATCCTGACGAAGCGGATGAAGATCAGAGCTGGAGGGTAAGACTACAAAAGGCAGGCTTCGTCATCGAAGACGAGAACTGCCGACTTAGGGGACTGGCAGACGAACCTGAGATTGTAGACATCTGGATCAAGCATCTTCAACAAGTATTATAACATCACACAGAGACCTTACTATAATGAACCAATCTAAAATAATTGTTACGGGGATAGGCCCCGGTAGCGCTGAAGATATTACCCCCGCCACACTCCACGCCATCCAAAGCGCTGATGTAGTGGTGGGATATAAATACTATTTCCGTTTTGTCGAAGATTATATTACCGAAAACACAGTGTGCATCGATAGCGGAATGAAAAAAGAGCGTCAGCGTGCCTTGGAAGCTTATGAATATGCCCTGCAAGGGAAAACGGTATGTGTTATCAGTTCGGGAGACTCCGGTATATACGGCATGGCTCCGCTGATATTCGAAATGCAAAAAGAACTCAAAGCCGAACACAT includes the following:
- a CDS encoding sirohydrochlorin cobaltochelatase, with protein sequence MFKTSFDGLKNHDTALLLVTFGSTHQEAHDTFHKIASQFAQRFPDTDLYMAFTSKICMKRWFEKTGEQFHPASTLLDQLAGAGYSHINIQSLHVIPGEEYKMVKEKMLTEFRLTHPGVEVVMGAPLMDSDEDIKLLGDTLLRLYLQRLEQGELLVLMGHGNDKSKFRDANQKYLDLQNYFNTLTDRIYIGTVDFEEMTIDHLLEVFAGKYPRGTVINLLPLMSIAGDHAKNDMAGAYDPDEADEDQSWRVRLQKAGFVIEDENCRLRGLADEPEIVDIWIKHLQQVL